In Amblyraja radiata isolate CabotCenter1 chromosome 15, sAmbRad1.1.pri, whole genome shotgun sequence, the genomic window cccggtgtgtaCTCGCTGGTGGGTCTTCAGGGTGCTTGTTTGAGCGAATCCTTTCCCACAATCGGGACAAACAAATGGTTTCTCTGCAGTGTGAACTCGCTGGTGGGTTACCAGGTGGCCAGATTGGGTGAATCCCATCCCGCactcggagcaggtgaacggcttctcgcccgtgtgattTCTCTCATGCACCACTAATGCAGAGGATAGAGCGAATCCCTGCCCACACttggagcaggtgaacggcctctcccccgtGTGGTTTCTCTCATGCACCACTAACGCAAAGGATTGAGTGAAACCCTGCCCACACTCGGAGCagatgaacggcctctccccggtgtgaattcGCTGGTGGGTCTTCAGGCTGCTTGCTACAGTGAATCCCTTACCACAATCGAGACAGTCAAATGGTTTCTCCGCAGTGTGAACTCGCTGGTGGGACACCAGTTGGGAAGATTGGACAAATCCCTTCCCGCAatcggagcaggtgaacggcctctcccccgtGTGAATTCTCTGGTGTCTCAGTAAGTCAGATGAACAAgtaaatcccttcccacattcagagcaggtgaacggcctctctccaGTGTGAATTCGCTGGTGTATCTGTAATTTAGATGATTCAACGAATCTCATTCCACACTTACAGCAGACAAACGGCTTCTCCCCTGTGTGAATTCTCTGGTGTAGCAGCAACTTAGATGATCcaatgaatcccttcccacactcagagcaaGTGAACGGCCTCTCTCCTGTGTGAATACGCTGGTGCCTCTTCAGTTGGTACGATCGAGTGAATCCCATCCCACAATCGGGACAGGTAAACTGTTTCTGCACAGTGTGAACTTGCTGTCGGGTCAACAGGTGGGAAGATTGGTTTAATCCCTGCCCAC contains:
- the LOC116981533 gene encoding zinc finger protein 239-like isoform X2; this encodes METLLASSECGQGLNQSSHLLTRQQVHTVQKQFTCPDCGMGFTRSYQLKRHQRIHTGERPFTCSECGKGFIGSSKLLLHQRIHTGEKPFVCCKCGMRFVESSKLQIHQRIHTGERPFTCSECGKGFTCSSDLLRHQRIHTGERPFTCSDCGKGFVQSSQLVSHQRVHTAEKPFDCLDCGKGFTVASSLKTHQRIHTGERPFICSECGQGFTQSFALVVHERNHTGERPFTCSKCGQGFALSSALVVHERNHTGEKPFTCSECGMGFTQSGHLVTHQRVHTAEKPFVCPDCGKGFAQTSTLKTHQRVHTGERPFTCSECGKKFTQSSHLKTHQRIHAVEKPFASPNHG